A genomic region of Flavobacteriales bacterium contains the following coding sequences:
- a CDS encoding SMI1/KNR4 family protein — MNIKELVNAITQRHSSGGIEVNPPAEISDIAEFEKNTNFVLPADFREFYLTCNGFECTEDLFNMIPINTTRQPSRDFGNNWFYFAEYMINSDMWGLRHTTNGNYEIFNGSFPEIAMTSSLSEFLQRFLKGNIFEAGGLYDWQNELGIKE; from the coding sequence ATGAATATAAAGGAGCTAGTCAACGCTATTACTCAAAGGCATTCCTCAGGTGGTATAGAGGTAAATCCACCTGCCGAAATTTCTGACATTGCGGAATTTGAAAAGAATACCAACTTCGTTTTACCAGCAGACTTCAGGGAGTTTTACTTAACATGCAATGGATTTGAGTGCACGGAAGACTTGTTTAATATGATTCCAATAAACACCACCAGACAACCCTCCCGGGATTTTGGTAACAACTGGTTTTATTTCGCAGAATACATGATCAACTCAGACATGTGGGGTCTGCGACATACCACCAACGGAAACTATGAAATATTTAATGGAAGCTTCCCCGAAATAGCCATGACCTCTTCTCTTTCCGAGTTCCTTCAGAGGTTTCTGAAAGGGAATATTTTCGAGGCCGGAGGGTTATACGATTGGCAAAACGAACTTGGTATCAAGGAATGA
- a CDS encoding cupin domain-containing protein, producing the protein MKTHGFWFLNTLVKIRISGDDNADHISVLEHHAPHGDSPPLHIHHTEDEIFVVLEGVFRFVIGGDEHQLQAGETILAPKGIPHAYRVESTSGGKWLTMTTGHDFENFVKAVSRPAEMDSLPERHGPPTEEFKAELSSQSSRHNIEIVGPPLH; encoded by the coding sequence ATGAAAACACATGGCTTTTGGTTCCTGAATACGCTTGTAAAAATCCGGATATCCGGTGATGACAACGCAGATCATATATCGGTACTGGAACATCATGCACCCCACGGTGATTCCCCTCCCCTTCACATCCACCACACCGAAGACGAAATCTTCGTGGTACTTGAAGGGGTATTCCGGTTTGTCATCGGCGGTGATGAACACCAACTTCAGGCCGGAGAAACCATATTGGCCCCCAAAGGAATCCCTCACGCTTACAGGGTTGAATCCACAAGCGGCGGCAAATGGCTGACCATGACCACCGGGCACGACTTCGAAAATTTTGTGAAGGCGGTTTCACGACCTGCTGAAATGGATTCCCTCCCAGAGCGTCATGGGCCACCAACGGAAGAATTCAAAGCAGAACTTTCCTCGCAATCATCCCGACATAACATCGAGATTGTCGGGCCACCTTTGCACTGA
- a CDS encoding dihydrofolate reductase family protein, with protein MRKIISFMHLSLDGFVAGPNGEMDWIKVDQDIFDHVGKRISQGDAALYGRVTYQMMESYWPTAADQPNATKHDIEHSKWYAGAHKIVLSTTMKDAGLSNTTIINHNLADSINEIKQSGGNEDILLFGSPTATHSLIQQSLIDGYWLFVNPIILGQGIPLFTNIKEKIKLNLLSTRQFACGVTELNYTVDKL; from the coding sequence ATGAGAAAAATCATTTCATTCATGCACCTATCGCTCGACGGCTTTGTGGCCGGACCAAACGGTGAAATGGACTGGATCAAGGTTGATCAGGACATCTTTGATCATGTTGGTAAGCGCATCAGCCAAGGGGACGCCGCATTGTACGGCAGGGTCACTTACCAGATGATGGAGAGCTATTGGCCCACCGCAGCGGATCAACCCAATGCCACCAAACACGACATTGAGCATTCAAAGTGGTATGCCGGCGCCCACAAAATTGTTTTGTCCACAACAATGAAGGACGCCGGTTTGTCTAACACTACCATCATCAACCACAACCTGGCGGACAGCATCAATGAAATAAAACAATCCGGCGGGAATGAAGACATCCTGCTTTTCGGTAGCCCCACCGCCACACATTCCCTCATTCAACAAAGCCTGATTGACGGATACTGGCTGTTTGTAAACCCCATCATTCTTGGACAAGGCATCCCATTGTTCACAAATATCAAAGAGAAAATAAAACTCAATCTACTATCCACCCGACAATTTGCCTGCGGGGTTACGGAGTTGAATTATACGGTAGACAAGTTATAA
- a CDS encoding PKD domain-containing protein, protein MRKTQASFILSALLATMTWIQASGQCTPGFSFTASNLQVSFTDTSSGVPTSWFWDFGDGNSSTQQNPTHTYAAAGSYTTCLTVTDSCGTDSVCHTTTVACPMPDPGFSFTATNLQVSYTDTSSGVPTSWLWDFGDGNISTQQNPTHTFSAPGSYTTCLTVTNSCGTDSVCHTTTVACPVPDPGFSFTATNLQVSYTDTSAGAPTSWFWDFGDGNISTQQNPTHTFSAPGSYTTCLTVTNSCGTDSVCHNIRICEVLVAGFNINQTDTTVMFTDTSSGSPVSWLWDFGDGNTSTQQNPSHVYAANGTYLVCLTVTDNCVSDSSCANVVIQTTSTGMVPAQPMFSIYPNPGHGRFTLRLHNADPQDYTLEVYDLQGKRLFTKSVYRANGEISLSPDLAPGLYRLSVIAADGNAGNVALVIVE, encoded by the coding sequence ATGAGAAAAACACAGGCATCTTTCATACTATCCGCATTGTTGGCGACCATGACATGGATTCAGGCATCCGGTCAATGTACCCCGGGTTTCAGCTTTACGGCGTCGAACCTTCAGGTATCCTTTACCGATACCTCTTCGGGAGTACCGACCAGCTGGTTCTGGGACTTCGGTGATGGCAACAGCAGCACGCAGCAAAACCCGACACATACATACGCAGCAGCCGGTAGTTATACCACCTGCTTAACGGTGACAGACAGTTGTGGTACGGATTCGGTATGCCATACCACGACGGTGGCGTGCCCTATGCCTGACCCAGGTTTTAGTTTCACCGCAACGAACCTTCAGGTGTCTTATACGGATACGTCTTCGGGAGTGCCTACGAGCTGGCTTTGGGATTTTGGTGATGGCAACATTAGCACCCAACAAAATCCAACGCATACTTTTTCAGCCCCTGGCAGTTATACCACCTGTCTAACGGTGACCAACAGTTGCGGTACGGACTCTGTGTGTCATACTACCACGGTGGCATGCCCTGTGCCTGATCCGGGTTTTAGTTTCACCGCAACGAACCTACAGGTTTCATATACCGATACTTCTGCAGGCGCACCCACAAGCTGGTTCTGGGATTTTGGTGACGGCAACATCAGCACGCAACAAAACCCGACGCACACTTTTTCAGCCCCTGGCAGTTATACCACCTGCCTGACAGTGACCAACAGTTGCGGTACGGATTCCGTTTGCCACAACATCAGGATATGTGAAGTCCTGGTAGCAGGGTTCAACATCAATCAGACGGACACGACGGTCATGTTTACGGATACCTCTTCGGGTTCACCGGTCAGCTGGCTCTGGGACTTCGGCGATGGCAATACCAGCACGCAGCAAAATCCGTCGCACGTCTATGCCGCCAATGGTACCTACCTGGTATGCCTTACGGTAACGGATAACTGTGTCTCCGACTCCTCCTGTGCCAATGTGGTGATCCAAACCACATCTACCGGTATGGTGCCGGCACAGCCCATGTTCTCCATATACCCCAATCCGGGTCATGGCCGGTTCACATTGCGACTACACAACGCAGATCCGCAAGACTACACACTTGAGGTGTATGACCTGCAAGGCAAAAGGTTGTTTACCAAAAGTGTTTATCGGGCCAACGGGGAAATCTCTTTGTCACCGGACCTGGCCCCGGGCCTGTACCGCCTGTCGGTCATTGCCGCAGATGGGAATGCAGGGAATGTGGCATTGGTGATTGTGGAGTAA
- the recJ gene encoding single-stranded-DNA-specific exonuclease RecJ, with translation MEQRWVIKEAGDPEVVDRLSRELNLSPLLANLLVQRGITTFEEARTFFRPTLDDLHDPFLMKDMDVAVERIVRAIDGKEKILVYGDYDVDGTTSVALVYSVLKYLTPHLDIYIPDRYAEGYGISEQGVRYAAEHNFSLIIALDCGIKAIDKVSLATSLGVDFIICDHHLPGEQWPEAVAVLDAKRPDCDYPYKELSGCGVGFKLMQALATRYEELKAPLMDCLDLAAISICSDIVPITGENRVLCHYGLKALNEHPRPGIAALLQMSQMKKNLTVTDVVFTIGPRINAAGRMESGRKAVELLISENDESASTKGEQIHLNNSERVNVDKAITREALDLIAADTTLQSRKTTVLYNPEWHKGVIGIVASRLTETYYRPTILLTRSNGVATGSARSVKGFDVYSAIEACSDLLEQFGGHMYAAGLTIALDKIEAFTQRFEEVVSTRIEPHMLTPEIEIDAQIDFPDITPKSYAILEQFAPFGPGNLAPVFTTTKVLDRGYAKCVGKENEHLKCDLFQALYPNVRFGAIGFRLGDRVELLRAGNPVDICYTVEENEWNGNTRLQLVLKDLRVRRG, from the coding sequence ATGGAGCAACGATGGGTGATCAAAGAAGCCGGGGACCCGGAGGTGGTGGACAGACTCTCAAGAGAATTGAACCTGAGTCCGCTGCTGGCCAACCTCCTCGTACAACGTGGCATTACCACTTTTGAAGAAGCGCGCACTTTTTTCAGACCTACTTTGGATGATCTCCACGATCCTTTTTTGATGAAGGACATGGATGTTGCCGTGGAACGCATCGTCCGGGCTATTGACGGCAAGGAAAAAATCCTGGTCTATGGAGACTACGATGTGGACGGCACCACATCCGTTGCACTCGTCTACTCCGTTTTGAAATACCTCACCCCCCATCTTGACATCTACATCCCCGACCGCTACGCCGAAGGCTACGGCATATCCGAGCAAGGTGTCCGGTACGCGGCAGAGCATAATTTCAGCCTCATCATCGCACTTGACTGTGGCATCAAAGCCATCGACAAAGTATCGCTGGCTACCAGTCTGGGTGTAGACTTCATCATCTGCGACCATCACCTGCCTGGTGAACAGTGGCCGGAAGCCGTCGCCGTACTTGATGCCAAACGCCCCGACTGTGACTACCCTTATAAAGAACTCTCCGGATGTGGTGTGGGATTCAAGTTGATGCAGGCATTGGCTACCCGGTATGAAGAACTCAAAGCACCCCTGATGGACTGCCTTGACCTGGCCGCCATCTCCATCTGTTCAGACATCGTCCCGATCACAGGTGAGAATCGCGTATTGTGCCACTACGGACTGAAGGCCCTCAACGAACACCCACGCCCAGGCATTGCCGCACTGCTGCAGATGAGCCAGATGAAAAAAAACCTGACCGTCACCGATGTGGTCTTTACCATCGGACCTCGCATCAATGCCGCAGGACGCATGGAAAGCGGCCGTAAGGCAGTGGAGTTGCTGATATCAGAAAATGATGAGAGTGCTTCCACCAAGGGGGAACAGATCCATCTGAATAATTCCGAAAGGGTGAATGTTGACAAGGCCATCACGCGCGAAGCACTGGACCTCATCGCAGCAGACACTACCCTGCAAAGCAGAAAGACCACCGTGCTCTACAATCCGGAATGGCATAAAGGCGTGATCGGCATCGTGGCATCCAGACTCACCGAGACCTATTACCGCCCCACCATCCTGCTTACCCGGTCCAATGGTGTGGCTACCGGATCTGCCAGATCCGTCAAGGGCTTTGATGTGTACAGTGCCATCGAGGCATGTTCCGATCTGCTGGAACAGTTCGGTGGACATATGTATGCCGCCGGTCTCACCATCGCACTCGACAAGATCGAAGCTTTCACGCAACGTTTTGAAGAGGTGGTGAGCACACGCATCGAACCCCACATGCTCACCCCGGAAATTGAGATCGATGCGCAAATTGACTTCCCTGATATCACCCCGAAGTCCTATGCCATCCTGGAGCAGTTCGCCCCATTCGGTCCTGGAAACCTGGCGCCGGTGTTCACCACTACAAAGGTACTGGATCGCGGCTATGCCAAGTGCGTAGGCAAAGAAAATGAACATCTGAAATGCGACCTCTTCCAGGCCCTCTACCCCAACGTGCGCTTCGGTGCCATCGGCTTCCGACTCGGCGATCGCGTGGAACTGCTGCGTGCCGGCAACCCCGTTGACATCTGTTACACCGTGGAAGAGAACGAGTGGAATGGCAATACACGGCTGCAGCTGGTGCTGAAGGATTTGCGGGTGAGGAGGGGGTAG
- a CDS encoding bifunctional 3-deoxy-7-phosphoheptulonate synthase/chorismate mutase type II gives MPDPQKPVIIAGPCSAENADQVMTTARGIARLGKVKIFRAGIWKPRTRPNSFEGVGEEGLKWLKDVKEETGMLLTTEVANAEHVELCLKYGIDILWVGARTTVNPFSVQNIADALKGVDVPVMVKNPINPDLQLWIGALERIHGAGITKLAAIHRGFSPFEKTPFRNVPKWELAIEMRRTLPNLPMICDPSHIAGSRELLSYVCQKAMDLDMTGLMIETHIQPRAALSDAEQQVTPEDLGKLLSSITVRKSSNESIEFRSKLDQLRAEIDKLDDDLLHVLSTRMKVAEKIGEYKRDNEVTILQLNRWEEIMNKRMEIGQALGLSPDFTKQMYQMIHKESIRKQEEIMNTAVKA, from the coding sequence ATGCCGGATCCCCAGAAACCGGTGATCATAGCAGGACCATGTAGCGCAGAAAATGCCGACCAGGTGATGACCACCGCACGCGGCATCGCCCGGCTGGGCAAGGTGAAAATTTTCCGCGCCGGCATATGGAAACCACGTACCCGCCCCAATTCTTTTGAAGGTGTGGGGGAAGAAGGCCTGAAATGGCTCAAGGATGTGAAGGAAGAGACAGGCATGCTGCTCACCACCGAGGTGGCCAACGCCGAACACGTTGAACTTTGTCTGAAGTACGGCATCGACATCCTATGGGTGGGTGCACGTACCACAGTCAACCCTTTCTCCGTGCAGAACATCGCCGACGCCCTAAAAGGAGTGGACGTTCCGGTCATGGTGAAGAACCCCATCAACCCTGATCTGCAGTTGTGGATCGGTGCACTGGAACGCATCCATGGGGCGGGCATCACCAAGCTGGCTGCCATCCACAGGGGATTCTCTCCTTTCGAGAAAACCCCGTTCCGCAACGTCCCCAAATGGGAGCTGGCGATTGAAATGAGACGGACCCTTCCGAACCTTCCGATGATATGCGACCCGAGCCATATCGCCGGAAGCCGTGAACTGCTGTCTTACGTTTGCCAGAAGGCAATGGACCTGGATATGACCGGACTGATGATCGAGACGCACATCCAACCCCGTGCAGCATTGAGTGATGCGGAACAACAGGTGACCCCGGAAGATCTCGGCAAGCTGCTTTCTTCCATCACCGTTCGGAAATCTTCCAATGAAAGCATTGAGTTCCGAAGCAAACTGGATCAGCTGCGCGCGGAGATCGACAAGCTGGATGATGACCTGCTGCATGTGCTCTCCACCCGGATGAAGGTGGCTGAGAAAATCGGTGAGTACAAGCGCGACAATGAGGTGACCATCCTCCAGCTGAACCGTTGGGAAGAGATCATGAACAAGCGCATGGAGATAGGCCAGGCTCTTGGCCTCAGTCCGGATTTCACCAAGCAGATGTACCAGATGATCCACAAGGAATCCATCCGGAAACAGGAGGAGATCATGAATACCGCTGTGAAAGCGTAG
- a CDS encoding prephenate dehydratase has product MSTKKKIGIQGVAASFHDVVAHQYFGDNIETIACASFKTLCEKLVSGEVDFSVMAIENSLSGSLLTNYRLIQDHHLKIIGERYLHIQQNLMALPGVKLEDIKVVRSHPIALRQCGEYLATHPDWELQEYNDTAECARIIAEEKNTHAAAIAGLYAAEHYGLNILERGIETHKKNYTRFMILSTMAEESTDHNKASVSIRLGHQVGSLAQVLNIFTQHHINMTKIQSVPVVGQPNEYTFHIDVEWASYPDYENAMHQVLKHVSHLSVLGEYKKGNLEQLLNTTNDEARIEHSTY; this is encoded by the coding sequence ATGAGTACAAAAAAGAAAATAGGGATCCAGGGAGTTGCAGCATCGTTCCACGATGTGGTCGCCCATCAGTATTTCGGGGATAACATTGAAACAATTGCATGCGCATCTTTCAAGACCCTGTGTGAGAAACTGGTGAGCGGTGAGGTGGACTTCAGCGTGATGGCCATCGAGAACTCGCTCTCCGGAAGTCTGCTCACCAACTACCGTCTGATCCAGGATCATCACCTGAAGATCATCGGTGAAAGGTACCTGCACATCCAGCAGAACCTGATGGCCCTTCCCGGGGTGAAGCTGGAGGACATCAAGGTGGTCCGGTCGCACCCGATCGCTCTGAGACAATGTGGTGAATATCTGGCCACCCACCCCGACTGGGAATTGCAGGAATACAACGACACCGCTGAATGCGCGCGCATCATTGCCGAAGAAAAGAATACGCATGCAGCTGCCATCGCCGGTTTGTATGCAGCCGAACACTATGGATTAAATATCCTGGAACGCGGCATCGAGACCCACAAGAAGAATTACACCCGCTTCATGATCCTGTCCACCATGGCAGAAGAAAGCACCGATCATAACAAGGCCTCGGTAAGCATCCGTCTGGGACACCAGGTGGGTAGCCTGGCCCAGGTGCTCAATATCTTCACACAGCACCACATCAACATGACCAAGATACAGTCGGTACCGGTGGTGGGTCAACCCAATGAATACACCTTCCACATTGATGTGGAGTGGGCATCATACCCGGATTATGAAAACGCCATGCACCAGGTACTGAAACACGTCAGCCACTTGTCCGTGCTGGGAGAATACAAAAAAGGAAATTTGGAACAACTATTAAATACGACAAACGATGAAGCCAGAATTGAACATTCAACCTATTGA
- a CDS encoding M20/M25/M40 family metallo-hydrolase has product MNKILIAACAALLLFSCTSKTPTNRPLSEIFSDINRNVTAHSSGYDDLREATSTIGHRLTGSENGAKAEVFVLEKFRKYGFEDATYLPFEVEAWARKSISLDIMSDDTSFSLKTVALAHSPVHADVQGQLIFAGSGLRKDLKKLGDAIRGNIILANIGLEPQDSTEKNLHRSEKTALAIDFGAAGVILYNRVEGNILLTGTASVTGELNPIPAANISWEDGQMLKDLMNQGKQLSAHLAMENASNIIKARNVVATLRGSGKPEEVILIGGHLDSWDLATGAIDNGIGSFTVLDIARTFKSAGLHPERTIQFVMFMGEEQGLLGSKYMAQQMIASGEIDKLRYIINLDMSGNPKGFSWSGREEMKDFFNHIGTTIQTIDSTFSNEGNAKSGLHSDHFPFMLEGIPVLGMISNMNDSIYKYYHSNGDDFNLIDKSWMVNGTRYTAMALYALADADSIPAGKLNSDEAKEFFIRQGFKEEMVVGKTWKWEE; this is encoded by the coding sequence ATGAACAAAATTTTGATCGCAGCATGTGCGGCGTTGTTACTTTTTTCCTGTACTTCCAAAACACCGACGAACAGACCCCTCTCCGAAATTTTCTCGGATATCAACCGGAATGTGACGGCTCACTCCTCGGGATACGATGATCTCCGGGAGGCCACCTCCACCATCGGTCACCGACTCACCGGTAGTGAGAATGGGGCAAAAGCTGAGGTTTTTGTTTTGGAAAAATTCCGGAAGTACGGGTTTGAAGATGCTACCTATCTACCCTTCGAGGTCGAAGCCTGGGCACGAAAATCCATTTCCCTGGACATCATGTCTGACGACACCTCATTTTCTCTGAAAACAGTAGCCCTCGCCCATTCCCCGGTTCATGCCGATGTTCAGGGGCAGCTGATCTTTGCAGGGAGCGGATTACGCAAAGACCTGAAAAAATTGGGGGACGCCATTCGCGGAAATATCATCCTGGCCAATATAGGCCTGGAACCTCAGGACTCCACCGAGAAGAACCTGCATCGTTCTGAAAAAACCGCACTGGCCATTGATTTTGGTGCAGCAGGTGTGATCCTCTATAACCGCGTGGAGGGAAACATTCTGCTTACCGGCACCGCCTCCGTGACCGGAGAACTGAATCCCATTCCTGCCGCCAATATCTCCTGGGAAGATGGACAAATGCTGAAAGATCTGATGAATCAAGGTAAGCAACTCTCTGCCCATCTTGCCATGGAAAATGCCAGCAATATCATCAAAGCACGAAATGTCGTGGCTACCCTTCGCGGTTCCGGAAAACCTGAGGAGGTCATTCTGATCGGCGGACACCTGGACAGCTGGGACCTTGCCACCGGTGCCATAGACAACGGCATCGGATCCTTTACCGTACTGGACATTGCCCGTACCTTCAAAAGTGCCGGACTACATCCCGAACGCACCATCCAATTTGTAATGTTCATGGGAGAGGAACAGGGCCTGCTCGGCTCGAAGTATATGGCACAGCAAATGATCGCCAGCGGCGAGATTGATAAACTCCGGTACATCATCAACCTGGACATGTCCGGTAATCCAAAAGGTTTCAGCTGGTCCGGACGGGAAGAAATGAAAGATTTCTTCAATCATATCGGTACAACCATTCAAACCATTGATTCCACTTTTTCAAATGAAGGCAATGCGAAGTCTGGACTGCACAGTGACCATTTCCCTTTCATGCTTGAAGGAATCCCTGTTTTAGGCATGATCAGCAATATGAATGACAGCATCTACAAATACTATCATTCCAATGGAGACGATTTCAATCTGATAGACAAATCATGGATGGTGAACGGCACACGATATACGGCCATGGCCCTTTACGCCCTGGCAGATGCCGACTCCATTCCCGCAGGTAAACTGAACAGTGATGAGGCGAAGGAATTCTTTATCCGACAAGGATTCAAAGAAGAAATGGTGGTTGGGAAGACCTGGAAATGGGAAGAATAA
- the rsmI gene encoding 16S rRNA (cytidine(1402)-2'-O)-methyltransferase: MSGKLYIVPTPIGNLEDITLRSMRVLKEVDAILAEDTRTSKKLMMHLGLSTPLSAFHQHNEHQALERVMDRLKNGDVLALISDAGMPGISDPGFLLVRECIRSGIAYETLPGPSALLPALVNSGLPTDRFTFEGFLPHKKGRQTRIARLTEEDRTMVFFESPHRLLKTLEQLSEAFGKDRQASVSRELTKLHEENITGTLSELHSHFSSKAIKGEIVLVVAGCAV, translated from the coding sequence TTGTCTGGCAAGCTATATATCGTCCCCACCCCCATCGGCAACCTCGAGGACATTACCCTCCGAAGCATGCGTGTCCTGAAAGAGGTTGATGCCATCCTGGCGGAAGACACCCGTACCAGTAAGAAACTGATGATGCACCTGGGTCTTTCGACACCATTGTCCGCATTCCATCAGCACAACGAACACCAGGCCCTGGAAAGGGTGATGGATAGATTAAAGAACGGAGATGTTCTTGCCCTGATCAGTGATGCAGGGATGCCTGGCATCTCTGATCCGGGGTTTCTTCTGGTGAGGGAATGTATCCGGTCCGGCATTGCCTACGAAACCTTACCAGGTCCTTCTGCATTGCTGCCCGCCCTGGTTAATTCCGGATTGCCAACCGACCGGTTTACCTTTGAAGGATTTCTGCCACATAAAAAAGGGAGACAGACCCGCATTGCACGCTTGACAGAGGAAGATCGGACCATGGTCTTTTTCGAATCTCCACATCGCCTGCTGAAAACACTTGAACAATTGTCGGAAGCCTTCGGCAAAGACCGGCAGGCGTCTGTGTCGAGAGAGCTGACCAAACTGCATGAGGAGAACATCACCGGCACCTTGTCGGAATTGCACAGCCATTTTTCATCCAAAGCCATCAAAGGAGAGATTGTGTTGGTGGTTGCGGGGTGCGCTGTTTGA
- a CDS encoding maleylpyruvate isomerase N-terminal domain-containing protein, which produces MKDFTQLSRTDWIKLIEEFNTTLYNSVTGLTRKQWNRRTPYLGWRVRDVMANITRAKVVNFHPSLDRALDDYPIAPKEFDTFLRCQREVEARRHVSIGVLLDEFMTESDYLLDRYRHMSDEDFLKPGWFFVGPLNVRGLLLTEFGDNVFHLRDMLQPNGKWQGFDPSYSEPLVDWFMREYRPAHFRADRADHIHARIQYRLSGVGGGTWTMRIVNNRCIMSQGAHHDYDAVIESSAEDMVSTALGRTSPWLGSLARSMDWFAGVNRKSDVVAAILHYGSYADAFKHRRFRFMGDRDLGMFVNRKCFWHFYQRTSMTHERISQSRGVVWC; this is translated from the coding sequence ATGAAAGATTTCACCCAACTTTCACGAACAGACTGGATCAAACTCATAGAAGAGTTTAACACCACTTTATATAACTCGGTAACAGGTCTGACCCGGAAACAATGGAACCGCCGTACTCCTTATCTCGGTTGGCGGGTAAGGGATGTGATGGCCAACATCACCCGGGCCAAGGTGGTTAATTTTCATCCTTCCCTGGATAGGGCGCTGGACGATTACCCCATTGCTCCAAAGGAGTTTGATACCTTTCTTCGCTGCCAACGTGAAGTGGAAGCCCGCAGACATGTTTCGATCGGTGTGCTGCTTGATGAGTTCATGACGGAAAGCGACTACCTCCTGGATCGTTACCGCCATATGTCCGATGAAGATTTTCTCAAACCCGGATGGTTCTTCGTCGGTCCGCTGAATGTTAGGGGGTTGCTGCTTACTGAGTTCGGTGATAATGTATTTCATCTTCGTGACATGTTGCAACCCAACGGAAAATGGCAGGGCTTCGACCCATCATATTCGGAACCTCTGGTGGATTGGTTCATGCGTGAATACCGTCCGGCACACTTCCGCGCCGATCGTGCGGATCACATCCATGCGCGTATCCAATACCGCCTGAGTGGTGTGGGCGGCGGTACCTGGACCATGCGCATAGTGAACAACCGATGCATCATGTCACAGGGAGCGCATCACGATTATGATGCCGTTATCGAATCATCCGCTGAGGATATGGTTTCCACGGCCCTTGGCAGAACTTCACCCTGGTTAGGGTCGCTGGCACGCAGCATGGATTGGTTCGCCGGCGTAAACCGGAAGAGCGATGTGGTCGCTGCCATACTTCACTATGGCAGTTATGCAGATGCCTTCAAACATCGCCGGTTCAGATTTATGGGCGACCGTGACCTGGGCATGTTTGTCAACCGGAAATGTTTCTGGCACTTCTATCAGCGGACTTCCATGACGCATGAAAGGATATCCCAAAGCAGAGGAGTTGTTTGGTGTTGA